atgatcatctcatacaataaaacatagcatcatgccttgaccatatcacatcacaacatgccctgcaaaaacaagttagacgccctgtactttgttgttgcaaagtttttacgtggctgctacgggttgagaaaaaactgttcttacctacgcatcaaacccacaacgatagttcgtcaagttagtgatgttttaaccttctcaaggaccgggcgtagccacatttggttcaactaaagttggagaaactgacacccgccagccacctgtgtgcaaagcacgtcggtagaaccagtctcgcgtaaacgtacacgtaatgtcggaccgggccgcttcatccaacaataccgccgaaccaaagtatgacatgctgataagcagtatgacttgtatcgcccacaactcacttgtgttctactcgtgcatataacatctatgcataaaacctggctctgataccactgttgtgaaacgtagtaatttcaaaattttcctacgcacacgcaagatcatggtgacgcatagcaacgagaggggagagtgtgtccacgtaccctcgtagaccgaaaacagaagcgttagcacaacgcggttgatgtagtcgtacgtcttcacgatccgaccgatcaagtaccgaacgcacgtcacctccgagttctgcacacgttcaactcgatgacgtccctcgaactccgatccaactgagtgttgagggagagtttcgtcagcacgacggcgtggtgacgatgatgatgttctaccgacgcagggcttcgcctaagcaccactagatatgattgaggtggattatggtggaggggggcaccgcacacggctaagagatcaagagatcaattgttgtgtctatggggtgcccccctcctccatatataaaggggggtgaggaggagagggccggccaagggggtggcgcgccctaggagggggaaacctactccaagtaggtttgcccctccctttcctaatcCAAGGAGGAGGggtaaggaaggagtgggagaggggaaaggcaaggggggcgccgccctccccctttccttgtcctattcggactcaaggggagggggcgcgcctcttgccctggccagcccctctctctctccactaaggcccaacaaggcccattagttctcggggggggggggggatcccgtaacccccggtactctgataaatgtccgaaaccttctggaacctttccggtgtccaaacatagtcgtccaatatatcgatcttgatgtctcaaccatttcaagactcctcgttatgtccgtgatcacatccgggactccgaactaccttcggtacatcaaaacatataaactcataatataactgtcatctaactttaagcgtgcggaccctacgggttcgagaactatgtagacatgaccgagacacgtctccggtcaataaccaatagcggaacctggatgcttatattggctcctacatagtctacgaagatctttatcggtcaaaccgcataacaatatacgttgttccctttgtcatcggtatgttacttgcccgagtttcgatcgtcggtatctcaatacctagttcaatatcgttaccagcaagtctatttactcgttccgtaatacatcatcccgcaactaactcattagttgtattgcttgcaaggcttatagtgatgtgcattaccgagtgggccagagatacctttccgacaatcggagtgacagatcctaatctcgaaatacgccaacccaaaaagtacctttggagacacctgtagagcacctttataatcacccagttacattgtgatgtttggtagcacacaaagtgttcctctggtaaacgagagttgcataatctcatagtcatagaaacatgtataagtcatgaagaaagcaataacaacaaattaaacgatcaagtgctaagctaacggaagggtcaagtcaatcacatcattctcctaatgatgtgaccccgttaatcaaatgacaactatttgtctatggtcaggaaacataaccatatttgatcaacgagctagtcaagtagaggcatactagtgacattctgtttgtctacgtattcacacatgtatcatgtttccggttaatacaattctaacatgaataataaacatttatcatgatataagaaaataaataataactttattattgcctctaggacatattttttCAGTCGCATCCCTCATGGGGTGCATCACAGTACCCTTTCGTCCTCTTGTCTCTGCACCGTATTGAAACCCTTGTCCATTGTGGGGGACACGACAATGACATATTTGTGCTGTAATCCTCATGGGGGGATTGTTGGTGAAGATTTCTTCTGGTTGCAGCAGCGTTTCTTGGTCCGGTTTGGATCGCTGCTCGAAGCATTATTGGTTCCGATGTTTGGAGGATTGTTTGCTTCTTCAAATTTCCAAGTGATTGCGTCGTCAGGTAGCTCGGTAGTGCTCCATGGTCAGAGCGATAGGCAGAAGGCTCTCTGATGGCAATTCGGTAGGACTCGGTagcgcagtctactggtttcatccAGGAGGCGCTAGAACGTTTCTCCGCGACAATTGAGGTCGCTTATATTTGTGGTTCTGCCACTCATGTGCTTCTGCTCGAGAACAATTTGTTAGCATCCAGCCGTGTGCTCCTCGTGCACAATAGATGATGTTTGCCCTGTCTAGCTTTCTATGATCATATTTGTAAGAGGGTTACCTCAATGCCTTGTATTTTTTGGCCATGCGGTTTTATCTATAAATTCGAATGAAAGGCTATTCTTCATAGAGAAAAAATGGAACCGAATGCAAGATTTTCTCTCCTCTGCCTAAAAAAAATGTATTCATGGTACCACAATACGCGTGTTGGCATCCCACCGCTGGACAAATCATTTACACTTTACTAGTTAAACACCTCGGTGTTGCTACAAAATGATACAATATTTGAAGAGTGGTGGCCTGTGACCGTTTGTCCTTAGTCATCACCTCTCATCCTCAAAGGCGCGGTCGGAGCCCTCGACCATTATCATCCTCAAGCCCCTGTTGCCCTCACCCACGAACGTTTCAAAAACCGTCAGCATGTGGACGTCCTATAGAGCACAGTCATCATACATATTGGCGGGCGCTTGGTTACCCTTGTCGCGAGTGCATAGTGGTTGTTGTCCATGTTGGCAAGTGTTGGTCGTCCATGTTGCTGAGAGCCTGCTGGCAGTCGCCAACCTCGGCGAGAGTCTGCTGGCTGTCCTCACCCGTAAGCGCTTTCAAATTGATTCGGCGTGATTAACCGTGTGCCTAATTAATTAATCACATGCCTAATTAAAAAATTTGGCATGATTAACTATGTGCCTTATTAATTAATTGTCTGTCTAATTATATGGGAGTGTAGTTAGCTGTCTATGGACTAATTATCTGTTGGCCCACTTAATTAATTGCCTGCCTAATTGGAAAAAACCTCTCTTTCTAATTGTACGAGGGCTTAATTAACTACCCGCCTAattaattaattgcattaatgaCTTGGTTTTAAATTGATTAGGCTTGAAAATATTGCCTATTTATATGGACCTAACTAATTCCGCACATAATTAATTGTCTGACTAACTAATTGCATTAATGACTTGATTTTTAAATTGATTTGATTATTTTTTGCACTAATATATGTGTGCCAAACAACAACGTGTCAATTTCCCTTTAATAGTAAAGATTTTATCATTGATGTAGAGTATATTGGGTATTAATGTCAAATAAATAAATCTTACTCGTTTCTTTTTCTCACTTGTCATCATGTACACATGTTGACCATCGGTGCATCACATCTTCATCGTTACTCCATATCATTTATTATAAAATCAAATCAGTTAATTAAATGTACAAAATCTTTTTTGAAAGATTTTAAATGCACATATATACTACATATAGTGCAATGTTGTGCTTGCTAGCTCGGACAACAAGCATATCACCCCACAAAGAGACGCGGGGTGCTCTATGGCTATGGCCaagatcattcccttcctcctcgtTCTAGTACCCATTCGCATGGCAGCCGCTCGGACGGATTGCCCCAACGTCCCGTTACTGGGCGCAGTGGCCGCCTGCCAGAAGGCTTGCGGCACGAAGCTCATATACGACCTCTGCATCCGCATGATGCGCCAATGCGGTGCTGACGTGTCCCCGTCGCACAAGGAGAGGGCCACCGCATACGCGATCCTTGCGGCGCACTCCGCTGCGAATTCCTTCGACGACACAAAGCTCGCCGCGAGCAACCAGCTCAGCCACAACTCCTCGCTCTCCGGCAAGCAGAGAGACGCCTATGAGGGGTGCATGAACGACTACGCACCGGCCGACAGCTCCATCGACCGCATCGCCGACGAGACGCTCCCTAGCTGCCGCTTCACGGGCCTCGCCGACGAGTACACGCGTGTGATAAATAGTGTGGAGAAGTGTAGGGACCGGCTGTTGACGCCGACTCTGGTGAAAACGCCGCTGTACCCCATGGTGGTGGCCGACCGGAACAAAGCAGTGCTAGCGAACATGCTTGGTAAACTGTTAGGCATATGAGTGTGTGATGGATCAAGAGGCAGTCCGGACACCAGAGAGCAAATAATAAATACCAAGCATTGAGTACACCGCTACCAGGGCCGGCCCTAGCATCTCGGAGGCCCTAGTGCGAACATGGTACAATGGGCCCTACAGTCGCACCTTACATCTCCATGTTCGCTGCTGCACGTCGCAGCCGCAAGTCCGTTCAAACTATCCATATGACACAACAGTAATTTTAAACAAATATTTTATGATCTATCTAGAAGTAGCAATTTGAAATTTGAACAAAAACAGAAACACCTTCCATACAAGAACAGTAGAGAAATGTCACAAGATAAACCCCCAGCAACATATAATCATCATGTGGTAATGTGGTGATGGTCAATCATCTTTAACATGAAACAATTACTTGTGTGAGAGTTCCATGCAAGAGAATCGTCACATAATTCGCAATAAACAAGAAAAGACGGACAATCCATAGGATGAACAATTTACCTATGGACCGGTGCTAGTGTCAATGCCTTAGCGGCAAGCCGAATGTGGTGCATCTTCAGCTCGTCGCCGGTGCCAAGGAGGTCACCACCAGGGCCTTGTCGCCTTGGGTACTTTCAGAAGAACCTATATACTACTAGTACAGAACTCACTGGCAAAGAAATCAAGGAGATGATACAACTGACAATCCATTCATGAGCGTCGCTTGGGTGCCGGCCCCCTAGGCACTTGGTGCAATTAATTGGGAGAGGAAGAAGATTGAACGGGAAGAAGAACGAACCGGCGGCGCTGTCTCACACAAAACGAAGCAATTAGGATATATTGGCTGGCTCCACCGTCAATGGGCTGCGAGTGCTACCTTCCTCAGTTTATTTTTCCCTTCAAATGTGTCAATACATGTGCACAGAGAGTGTATGGTGGGCCCTTGGACATGCTGGGCCCTAGGCGGCTGCACTCCTCGCCATGGCTTAGGGCCGGCTCTGACCGCTATATAGTGTTACATGCATGATCTATTGTCAGGGGTGGATTTAAGATTTGGTGCCAGGTTAGGCTAATCTGTTAAGTTATTAAGCTTCTTTTAAATCGAGGCTCCTGATATGTCATGGTTAGAAGTCGGTTGTTGGTTCAATTATAACGGTTTTGCTTCGCTGGTTAACTGTGTCTGAGACTACAAGAACCTGGGAATAATTTGGATTCAAACTACAGGCTCAGTTTGGTTTCCTATTGGGCTGTCATTGGATTGGACACTACGTTAATTTAGTTTGGTCTGGGCTATACTTTTTTTTGGGCTGGATTGGTTTGGTCTGGACATAGGCTGCTTGGTCTCAAACAGTTTCAACTCACGGTCTGAAACTAAATCGAGCGACCAAATCGTCCATGCAGCCTCGACGGGCAGCCGCCGCTAGGCTAAGGGCTGCTAGGCTACCGTTGGCTGGAGCTCCggccaatctctctctctccctctctctctctacagGTGCGATGTTGCTACGAACGAAGA
This portion of the Triticum dicoccoides isolate Atlit2015 ecotype Zavitan chromosome 7A, WEW_v2.0, whole genome shotgun sequence genome encodes:
- the LOC119328094 gene encoding uncharacterized protein LOC119328094 produces the protein MAMAKIIPFLLVLVPIRMAAARTDCPNVPLLGAVAACQKACGTKLIYDLCIRMMRQCGADVSPSHKERATAYAILAAHSAANSFDDTKLAASNQLSHNSSLSGKQRDAYEGCMNDYAPADSSIDRIADETLPSCRFTGLADEYTRVINSVEKCRDRLLTPTLVKTPLYPMVVADRNKAVLANMLGKLLGI